The proteins below come from a single Crossiella sp. CA-258035 genomic window:
- a CDS encoding VOC family protein: MTFDCRDLDRLIEFWSAVLGYRLVDRGFSLDGTEYAQIKGEAGPPLMFEQVPGGGRRPDKNPVHLDLDPPPGEHAAEVERIIGLGARRADVGLDPRLPWVVLLDPEDNEFCVIDHDRNEPTVNG; encoded by the coding sequence GTGACCTTCGATTGCAGGGACCTGGACCGGCTCATCGAGTTCTGGTCAGCGGTACTGGGTTATCGCCTGGTGGACCGGGGTTTCAGCCTCGACGGCACCGAGTACGCGCAGATCAAGGGCGAGGCCGGCCCGCCGCTGATGTTCGAGCAGGTGCCAGGGGGCGGCCGCCGCCCTGACAAGAACCCGGTGCACCTGGACCTCGACCCGCCGCCCGGTGAGCACGCCGCCGAGGTGGAGCGGATCATCGGGCTGGGCGCGCGCCGGGCCGACGTCGGACTGGACCCCCGGCTGCCCTGGGTGGTGCTGCTGGACCCGGAGGACAACGAGTTCTGCGTGATCGACCACGACCGCAACGAACCTACCGTGAACGGCTGA
- a CDS encoding lysozyme, with translation MSARHCLAVLATALAALLAPAPATAQSAVDGDAPMGSQIRLHEGVAEDQPRVEVSLEASVAGMDVSGHQREVDWGHWWRQGKRFVYVKATEGTGFRNPYYRGQYDGSRGVGMIRGAYHFALPDRSSGAAQANYFVDNGGGWRGDGHTLPGALDIEYNPYGQSCYGLSQDAMSRWIKDFSDTYHRRTGRWPTVYTSTSWWATCTGNRLNLSGTNPLWVARYASSVGALPHAWPFYTFWQYTSKPLDQNTFNGAYHRLQVLARGH, from the coding sequence ATGTCCGCACGTCACTGCCTGGCCGTCCTCGCGACGGCGCTGGCCGCCCTGCTCGCGCCGGCACCGGCGACGGCACAGTCCGCAGTGGACGGTGACGCGCCGATGGGCTCACAGATCCGCCTGCACGAAGGCGTCGCCGAGGACCAGCCCAGGGTCGAGGTGTCCCTGGAGGCCTCGGTGGCCGGGATGGACGTCAGCGGCCACCAGCGGGAGGTGGACTGGGGGCACTGGTGGCGGCAGGGCAAGCGGTTCGTCTACGTCAAGGCCACCGAGGGCACCGGCTTCCGCAACCCCTACTACCGCGGTCAGTACGACGGCTCCCGCGGGGTCGGCATGATCCGCGGCGCCTACCACTTCGCCCTGCCGGACCGCTCCAGCGGCGCCGCCCAGGCGAACTACTTCGTCGACAACGGCGGCGGCTGGCGCGGCGACGGCCACACCCTGCCCGGCGCGCTGGACATCGAGTACAACCCGTACGGCCAGAGCTGCTACGGGCTGAGCCAGGACGCGATGTCGCGCTGGATCAAGGACTTCAGCGACACCTACCACCGCCGCACCGGCCGCTGGCCCACCGTCTACACCAGCACCAGCTGGTGGGCCACCTGCACCGGCAACCGGCTCAACCTCAGCGGCACCAACCCGCTGTGGGTGGCCCGCTACGCCAGCTCGGTCGGCGCGCTGCCGCACGCCTGGCCGTTCTACACGTTCTGGCAGTACACCAGCAAACCCCTGGACCAGAACACGTTCAACGGCGCTTACCACCGGTTGCAGGTGCTGGCCAGGGGTCACTGA
- a CDS encoding class I SAM-dependent methyltransferase, whose translation MKRSSALRIDPSNTEQLKAWDGGQGEFWTRRAERFDAGVARYHGQFLAAAAIEPDSRVLDVGCGAGQATRDAARLAHQGSALGVDLSTPLLALAREQAEREGLANAAFDQLDAQSHPFTPGGFDRVVSRHGAMFFGDAPAAFANLARALRPGGGLTLLTWQPLAANEWMRAFRTAFANGVPPEVRPPSAGGLTDPDLTRDLLTTAGFADVRIEALSESMWFGADVEDALEFITEQFGWMMAEQDADTQARIVDGVRADMAEHLTEDGVRYGSAAWLIRARR comes from the coding sequence AACGGAGCAGCGCCTTGCGGATCGACCCCTCCAACACCGAGCAGCTCAAGGCCTGGGACGGCGGCCAGGGCGAGTTCTGGACCCGCCGCGCCGAGCGCTTCGACGCCGGGGTGGCCCGCTACCACGGCCAGTTCCTCGCCGCGGCCGCGATCGAGCCGGACTCCCGCGTGCTGGACGTCGGCTGCGGCGCGGGCCAGGCCACCAGGGACGCCGCCCGCCTCGCCCACCAGGGCAGCGCGCTGGGCGTCGACCTGTCCACACCGCTGCTCGCCCTGGCCCGCGAACAGGCCGAGCGCGAGGGCCTGGCCAACGCGGCCTTCGACCAGCTCGACGCCCAGTCCCACCCGTTCACCCCCGGCGGCTTCGACCGGGTGGTCAGCCGCCACGGCGCGATGTTCTTCGGCGACGCCCCCGCCGCCTTCGCCAACCTGGCCCGCGCCCTGCGCCCCGGCGGCGGACTCACCCTGCTGACCTGGCAACCGCTGGCGGCCAACGAGTGGATGCGCGCCTTCCGCACCGCCTTCGCCAACGGCGTCCCGCCTGAGGTGCGGCCGCCCAGCGCGGGCGGGCTGACCGATCCGGACCTGACCAGGGACCTGCTGACCACGGCCGGGTTCGCCGACGTGCGCATCGAGGCGCTGAGCGAGTCGATGTGGTTCGGAGCCGATGTCGAGGACGCGCTGGAGTTCATCACCGAGCAGTTCGGCTGGATGATGGCCGAGCAGGACGCGGACACCCAGGCCAGGATCGTGGACGGGGTGCGCGCGGACATGGCCGAGCACCTGACCGAGGACGGCGTCCGTTATGGCTCGGCCGCGTGGCTGATCCGGGCGAGGCGTTAG
- a CDS encoding TetR/AcrR family transcriptional regulator, protein MPRDTLTADQIVRAAIELLDEEGLDGLNMRTLGQRLNSAATAVYWHIKTKDDLVRLAGDAIWAEVELPDLASTDWRSAATAMATSLHAMLNRHPWLSQAFGSHLLYGPGKARHDDHCLAVYELAGFDPAEADQAAATVLIFVLGSSLGTAAQVSLTRRLSRGGKDPEAVIGETVAKALEIGREFPRLRGRLDGHSASTEGYAAAPERTFEFGLAAILDGFAAQLAARTQ, encoded by the coding sequence ATGCCGAGGGACACGCTGACCGCGGACCAGATCGTCAGGGCCGCCATCGAGCTGCTGGACGAGGAGGGCCTGGACGGCCTGAACATGCGCACGCTGGGTCAGCGGCTGAACTCCGCGGCCACCGCCGTGTACTGGCACATCAAGACCAAGGACGACCTGGTCCGGCTGGCCGGCGACGCGATCTGGGCCGAGGTCGAGCTGCCCGACCTGGCCAGCACCGACTGGCGCAGCGCGGCCACCGCGATGGCCACCAGCCTGCACGCCATGCTCAACCGGCACCCATGGCTGAGCCAGGCATTCGGCAGCCACCTGCTCTACGGACCGGGCAAGGCCCGCCATGACGACCACTGCCTGGCCGTCTACGAGCTGGCCGGCTTCGACCCGGCCGAGGCGGACCAGGCCGCGGCCACGGTGCTGATCTTCGTGCTGGGCAGCTCGCTGGGCACCGCGGCGCAGGTTTCGCTGACCCGGCGGCTCAGCCGCGGCGGCAAGGACCCCGAGGCCGTGATCGGCGAGACGGTGGCCAAGGCGCTCGAGATCGGCAGGGAGTTCCCCCGGCTGCGCGGGCGCCTGGACGGCCACTCCGCCAGCACCGAGGGCTACGCCGCGGCCCCGGAGCGCACCTTCGAGTTCGGCCTGGCCGCCATCCTGGACGGCTTCGCCGCGCAGCTGGCCGCCAGGACTCAGTGA
- a CDS encoding serine hydrolase domain-containing protein, translating into MTSELADFVAATAAEFGIPGVAVGVLANGAETTVAHGVTSADNPTPVTERTLFHLASLTKPFTATALVRLAAEGELDLHAPVRRYLPELRLADARAQAEITVFQLLNHTSGLDWQLVGAEADETLPGFVAKLAELKQIAPPGARASYSQAGYNLAGRVLEHLTGQPFEQAVTELVLTPAGLSNTFFDLDEVLIRPFAVGHNRDEDGTLSAARPWKAWRAGTSANNPGGGLISSVSDLLRWAKFQLADGAGALPAEAVRGMRAQTAELRASTLGDGVGIGWFLREVDGVRTIGHGGSGNGQFSELLIAPDRDFAVVSLANAGPDGNRFNQAVLRWALEHHLGLAQRDPEPVPFEAARAEEVVGHYEIDAMNLDISADGGRMIMAVAIKPEIRQASADMPPDYPPAAFGFLPGDGEEYVITEGGLQGQRGYFSRDASGAITGVDLSGRLFSRSR; encoded by the coding sequence ATGACTTCGGAACTCGCGGACTTCGTCGCGGCCACAGCGGCAGAGTTCGGCATCCCCGGCGTCGCCGTCGGCGTGCTGGCCAACGGCGCGGAGACCACCGTCGCGCACGGCGTGACCAGCGCGGACAACCCGACGCCGGTGACCGAACGGACCCTGTTCCACCTGGCCTCGCTGACCAAGCCGTTCACCGCCACCGCGCTGGTGCGCCTGGCCGCCGAGGGCGAACTGGACCTGCACGCGCCGGTGCGCCGCTACCTGCCGGAGCTCCGGCTCGCCGATGCGCGGGCACAGGCTGAGATCACCGTGTTCCAGCTGCTCAACCACACCTCGGGCCTGGACTGGCAGCTGGTCGGCGCCGAGGCGGATGAGACCCTGCCGGGGTTCGTGGCCAAGCTGGCCGAGCTCAAGCAGATCGCGCCGCCGGGAGCCAGGGCCTCCTACAGCCAGGCCGGGTACAACCTGGCCGGACGGGTCCTCGAACACCTCACCGGCCAGCCCTTCGAACAGGCCGTGACCGAGCTGGTGCTCACCCCCGCCGGACTGTCGAACACCTTCTTCGACCTCGACGAAGTGCTCATCCGGCCCTTCGCCGTCGGCCACAACCGGGACGAGGACGGCACACTGTCGGCCGCGCGGCCGTGGAAGGCCTGGCGGGCGGGCACCAGCGCCAACAACCCCGGTGGCGGCCTGATCTCCTCGGTGAGCGACCTGCTGCGGTGGGCCAAGTTCCAGCTCGCCGACGGCGCGGGGGCGCTGCCGGCCGAGGCGGTGCGCGGCATGCGCGCACAGACCGCCGAACTGCGCGCCAGCACACTCGGCGACGGCGTCGGCATCGGCTGGTTCCTGCGCGAGGTGGACGGCGTGCGCACCATCGGGCACGGCGGCTCCGGCAACGGCCAGTTCAGCGAGCTGCTGATCGCGCCGGACCGGGACTTCGCGGTGGTCTCGCTGGCCAACGCGGGCCCGGACGGCAACCGCTTCAACCAGGCCGTGCTGCGCTGGGCGCTGGAGCACCACCTCGGCCTGGCGCAGCGGGACCCGGAGCCGGTCCCGTTCGAGGCGGCCAGGGCCGAGGAGGTGGTTGGCCACTACGAGATCGACGCGATGAACCTCGACATCAGCGCCGACGGCGGCAGGATGATCATGGCGGTGGCCATCAAGCCGGAGATCCGCCAGGCCTCCGCCGACATGCCCCCGGACTACCCGCCGGCCGCCTTCGGCTTCCTGCCCGGCGACGGGGAGGAGTACGTCATCACCGAGGGCGGCCTGCAGGGGCAGCGCGGCTACTTCTCCCGCGACGCCAGTGGTGCGATCACCGGCGTGGACCTCTCGGGCAGGCTGTTCAGCCGTTCACGGTAG
- a CDS encoding methyltransferase domain-containing protein, whose protein sequence is MTAARLVARTVRGLEQVVAEEVRPLGPVEFQGHREVWFRAEPAPAVLGLRCADDVLLHGISVRGIGPARADLPVLAEAAARMPLAELLMARKRCGGKDFATGVAVSASFLGRRNYNRYDLEDAVGRPVASALGLLYWSRRGGVVPPDGGLSWRVTVEGDRALVALRIGERPLHRRGYRRVTRAGSLHPPVAAAMARLGGGGRVLDPCCGAGTLAVEAALGGAEVVLGLDRDAGAVAAARVNGAAAGLGGGIGWGVADAGRLPVSDGAIDLVLCNPPWDRQVPPTGVLARRPQRFWRELRRVLRPGGRAVLLLPANALPRAGFQLLDRLPISLSGQHPEIVTVRRD, encoded by the coding sequence GTGACGGCCGCGCGCCTGGTGGCGCGGACGGTGCGGGGTCTTGAGCAGGTGGTGGCCGAGGAGGTCCGGCCGCTCGGTCCCGTGGAGTTCCAAGGACATCGCGAGGTGTGGTTCCGCGCGGAGCCGGCCCCGGCGGTGCTGGGCTTGCGGTGCGCCGATGACGTGCTGCTGCACGGGATCTCGGTGCGCGGCATCGGTCCGGCCCGCGCGGACCTGCCCGTGCTGGCCGAGGCCGCGGCGCGGATGCCGTTGGCGGAGCTGCTGATGGCGCGGAAACGCTGTGGCGGCAAGGACTTCGCGACCGGGGTTGCGGTGTCGGCGTCGTTCTTGGGGCGGCGCAACTACAACCGGTACGACCTGGAGGACGCGGTGGGGCGGCCGGTGGCGTCGGCGCTGGGACTGCTGTACTGGAGCAGGCGGGGCGGAGTGGTGCCACCGGACGGCGGGTTGTCCTGGCGGGTGACCGTGGAAGGTGATCGGGCGCTGGTGGCGTTGCGGATCGGCGAGCGGCCGTTGCACCGGCGCGGGTATCGGCGGGTGACCCGGGCCGGGAGCCTGCATCCGCCGGTGGCCGCGGCGATGGCGCGGCTGGGCGGGGGCGGGCGGGTGCTGGATCCCTGTTGCGGGGCCGGGACGCTGGCGGTGGAGGCGGCGCTGGGCGGGGCTGAGGTGGTGCTGGGGCTGGACCGGGATGCCGGGGCGGTGGCGGCGGCGCGGGTGAACGGGGCCGCGGCGGGGCTGGGCGGCGGGATCGGTTGGGGTGTCGCGGATGCCGGGCGGTTGCCGGTCTCCGACGGTGCCATCGATCTGGTGCTGTGCAACCCGCCGTGGGACCGCCAGGTCCCGCCCACCGGGGTGCTCGCCCGCCGGCCGCAGCGCTTCTGGCGCGAACTGCGCCGAGTGCTGCGTCCCGGTGGGCGAGCCGTTCTGCTGTTGCCCGCGAATGCGCTCCCCCGCGCCGGATTTCAGCTGCTGGACCGGTTGCCGATCAGCCTGTCCGGGCAGCATCCGGAGATTGTCACCGTGCGCCGTGACTAA